From the Clostridiales bacterium FE2011 genome, one window contains:
- a CDS encoding AraC family transcriptional regulator, whose amino-acid sequence MNWMTGLQKAIDYVEEHILEDVNLEEAAAQSFSSSYHFQRVFSIVCDMTLGEYIRNRRLSLAGADLARGEMKVIDAAVKYGYDNPDSFARAFQRFHGVLPSQVKTGGTPLRSFSRIVLKVSMEGGASMNYRIEEKPEMILTGHKERFHGEPWGEERARQEENWYVTTRGIQWFLRGVAGGGDIYQLVTNIDGEGYDFYYCHQLDEWDREHLFDHTVTGVDFVEGLALENVVIPQSTYLILEAKSEKNTINDYCDLLKQRVQIITEWMPEMGFQLKDAPEIVVMHWAPRAERYIQIWLPIEKR is encoded by the coding sequence ATGAACTGGATGACCGGATTACAAAAGGCAATTGATTATGTGGAAGAGCACATCCTTGAGGATGTGAACCTGGAGGAGGCTGCTGCGCAGAGCTTTTCTTCCAGCTATCATTTTCAGAGAGTGTTCAGCATCGTCTGCGACATGACCCTGGGGGAGTATATCCGAAACAGAAGGCTTTCCCTGGCGGGAGCGGACCTGGCACGGGGAGAAATGAAGGTCATCGACGCTGCCGTGAAATACGGTTATGACAATCCGGACAGTTTTGCAAGAGCTTTCCAGCGGTTTCACGGAGTCCTGCCCTCCCAGGTAAAAACAGGAGGCACACCTCTGCGGTCCTTTTCCAGAATCGTACTGAAAGTATCAATGGAAGGTGGTGCTTCTATGAACTACAGAATCGAAGAAAAGCCCGAAATGATCCTGACAGGACACAAGGAGCGGTTCCACGGAGAACCGTGGGGAGAGGAACGAGCCCGGCAGGAAGAAAACTGGTATGTCACAACGCGGGGAATTCAGTGGTTCCTGAGAGGCGTGGCGGGCGGCGGCGACATTTACCAGCTTGTGACAAACATTGATGGCGAAGGATATGATTTTTATTACTGCCATCAGCTGGATGAATGGGACAGGGAGCATCTTTTTGATCACACCGTTACGGGAGTGGATTTTGTGGAAGGCCTTGCTCTGGAAAATGTGGTCATTCCACAGTCCACATACCTGATCCTGGAAGCAAAAAGCGAAAAAAACACGATCAATGATTATTGCGATCTTCTGAAGCAGCGGGTACAGATCATCACAGAATGGATGCCTGAGATGGGCTTTCAGCTGAAGGACGCACCGGAGATTGTTGTAATGCACTGGGCGCCGAGAGCGGAGCGCTATATACAAATCTGGCTGCCAATTGAAAAAAGGTAA
- a CDS encoding GNAT family N-acetyltransferase, whose protein sequence is MAEKKDYEALFMEMHPGFFEREYIRSINEEWSYEEMILPLDEFDPNAYQKTFDSDISFGIFQGSMDELHAAVNQVIPDWVKLYDGKSRVYCGFVNGKIASFCMIEDMGEHLLEGQKIKIGGPGCVGTVPEYRNRGLGLVMVRDVTRILKEEGYDLSYIHYTGVAPWYAKLGYKTILKWNKHGIL, encoded by the coding sequence ATGGCTGAAAAAAAAGATTATGAAGCTTTATTCATGGAAATGCATCCTGGATTTTTTGAAAGGGAATACATCCGTTCCATAAACGAAGAGTGGAGCTATGAAGAGATGATCCTCCCGCTGGATGAATTTGATCCAAACGCGTATCAGAAAACATTTGACAGTGATATTTCATTTGGCATATTCCAGGGCAGCATGGATGAACTGCACGCGGCCGTGAACCAGGTGATCCCGGACTGGGTGAAACTGTATGACGGAAAAAGCAGGGTATACTGCGGGTTTGTCAATGGAAAGATCGCCAGCTTCTGTATGATTGAGGACATGGGCGAACACCTGCTGGAGGGACAGAAGATAAAGATCGGCGGTCCCGGATGTGTGGGAACCGTGCCTGAATACCGGAACAGGGGTCTCGGCCTGGTGATGGTCAGGGACGTAACCAGGATCCTGAAAGAAGAAGGATACGATCTCAGCTATATTCATTACACGGGAGTCGCCCCCTGGTATGCCAAGCTCGGCTACAAAACCATCCTGAAATGGAATAAGCACGGGATCCTGTAA
- a CDS encoding DUF5131 family protein, protein MSEQKYASWNPWHGCTKYSEGCRYCYVYRQDEAYGSTVSSEQCRKTQNFNLPVKTKRDGTPKVAPGSLVMTCFTSDFLLKDADEWRDECWEMIKRRSDCMFYFFTKRIERFMECIPPDWGNGYDNVIVGCTCENQDRADFRLPIFAGLPIKFKTIILGPMLGPVNLEKYLDGSICEVACSGESGINVRPLDYKWVLDVRRQCMNKGVPFQFHQTGAYLIKDGKLHRVPRRFQVSQARKAGIDYRITDGFVPDIEAQDTL, encoded by the coding sequence ATGAGTGAACAGAAATACGCAAGCTGGAACCCCTGGCATGGCTGCACAAAGTATTCCGAAGGCTGCCGTTACTGCTATGTTTACCGGCAGGATGAAGCATACGGCAGTACGGTTTCGTCAGAGCAATGCCGCAAAACACAGAATTTCAACCTGCCGGTCAAAACGAAGCGTGACGGAACACCGAAGGTTGCGCCCGGTTCTCTCGTCATGACCTGCTTTACCTCGGATTTTCTGCTGAAAGACGCGGACGAATGGCGTGATGAATGCTGGGAAATGATAAAGCGCCGCAGTGACTGTATGTTTTACTTCTTCACAAAGCGCATCGAACGCTTTATGGAATGTATACCGCCTGACTGGGGAAACGGCTATGATAATGTGATCGTAGGCTGCACCTGTGAAAACCAGGACCGGGCGGATTTCCGCCTGCCGATCTTCGCAGGGCTTCCCATCAAATTCAAAACGATTATCCTCGGCCCCATGCTCGGCCCGGTCAATCTTGAAAAGTATCTTGACGGCAGCATCTGCGAAGTGGCCTGCTCAGGCGAATCCGGCATCAACGTGCGGCCCCTTGATTACAAATGGGTTCTGGACGTCCGCCGCCAGTGTATGAACAAAGGCGTCCCTTTCCAGTTCCACCAGACAGGAGCCTATTTGATCAAAGACGGCAAACTGCACCGGGTCCCCCGCCGCTTCCAGGTATCCCAGGCGCGCAAAGCAGGCATCGACTACAGAATCACGGATGGATTTGTACCGGATATTGAGGCACAGGATACTTTATAA
- a CDS encoding GNAT family N-acetyltransferase — protein sequence MIREATIHDAARTAEIDVISSRYAYQNILSEELLKDLTVESRVPVHTRWISEKRFDMYVYEDPDTGIVKAMMGIGMNEDEDKENAFELHFIYVDPAYVRQGIGSEMIRFFEEKGKEKGCREFVIWVLEENEMGRNCYEKNHYHFDGRDKIFKRWGKREIRYVKTI from the coding sequence ATGATTCGTGAGGCCACCATTCATGATGCTGCCCGGACTGCTGAGATCGATGTGATCAGCAGCCGGTATGCTTATCAGAATATCCTTTCGGAAGAACTCTTAAAAGACTTAACCGTGGAGAGCCGCGTCCCGGTCCACACCCGCTGGATCTCGGAAAAGCGGTTCGATATGTACGTGTACGAAGACCCCGATACCGGAATCGTCAAGGCCATGATGGGCATCGGCATGAATGAGGATGAGGATAAGGAAAACGCCTTTGAACTCCATTTCATTTATGTCGATCCTGCCTATGTAAGACAGGGCATTGGTTCCGAGATGATCCGGTTCTTTGAGGAAAAAGGCAAAGAAAAAGGCTGCAGGGAGTTTGTGATCTGGGTCCTGGAAGAAAACGAAATGGGCCGGAACTGCTATGAAAAGAACCACTACCATTTCGACGGCAGGGACAAGATCTTCAAGCGCTGGGGCAAGCGTGAAATCAGATACGTAAAAACCATCTGA
- a CDS encoding radical SAM mobile pair protein B has translation MEQPEIKVGFVQTKSIMTKSNGPLGGYSVNPYVGCPHACKYCYASFMKRFTGHTEDWGTFMDVKEWPAITNPQKYAGQKVIVGTVTDGYNPLEEKFGKTRLLLEQLKDSGADILICTKSDLVLRDMDLLTEINKRNRLTVSWSVNTLDEKFKNDMDAAVSIERRLAAMKQVYDAGIRTVCFISPVFPGITDIEAIFERAKDQCDLVWLENLNLRGGFKKTIMDYIAAKYPHLMPLYEEIYGKRNRGYFEALEKKAEEMAHRYGCRFVDNETPYERVPQGHPTIVDYFYHEEVRGSQNTGVRNKKEEN, from the coding sequence ATGGAGCAGCCGGAAATCAAAGTAGGATTTGTCCAGACGAAGAGCATCATGACCAAGTCGAATGGGCCGCTGGGCGGGTATTCGGTCAACCCGTATGTGGGCTGTCCCCATGCCTGCAAATACTGCTATGCCAGCTTTATGAAGCGGTTTACCGGGCATACCGAGGATTGGGGCACCTTCATGGATGTGAAGGAATGGCCCGCCATCACCAATCCGCAGAAATATGCCGGGCAGAAGGTGATCGTCGGCACGGTGACCGACGGATATAACCCGTTGGAGGAGAAGTTCGGAAAGACCCGCCTTCTTCTGGAACAGCTGAAGGACAGCGGCGCGGATATCCTGATCTGCACCAAATCCGATCTCGTCCTGCGGGATATGGATCTGCTGACGGAGATCAACAAGCGGAACCGGCTGACGGTTTCATGGTCAGTGAACACGCTGGATGAAAAATTCAAAAACGATATGGACGCGGCGGTCAGCATCGAAAGACGTCTCGCGGCTATGAAGCAGGTCTACGACGCGGGCATCCGGACGGTATGCTTCATTTCGCCGGTATTTCCCGGGATCACGGACATTGAGGCGATCTTCGAACGGGCGAAGGATCAGTGCGACCTGGTCTGGCTGGAGAACCTGAACCTGCGCGGCGGATTCAAGAAGACGATCATGGACTATATCGCGGCGAAGTATCCGCATCTGATGCCGCTGTATGAGGAGATCTACGGAAAGCGGAATCGCGGCTATTTTGAAGCCCTCGAAAAGAAAGCCGAAGAGATGGCTCACAGATACGGCTGCCGCTTCGTGGATAATGAAACGCCCTACGAGCGCGTACCGCAGGGGCATCCGACCATCGTGGACTACTTCTATCATGAAGAGGTTCGAGGCTCCCAGAATACGGGAGTTCGAAATAAGAAGGAGGAAAACTGA
- a CDS encoding phage head-tail adapter protein gives MNKQWSDLNKEMQAQIKKEATWPEGLRMLAGLRGQLMDTLYALKEELTREDFNAIPFINSDGYHSKTIAYSIWHIFRIEDIVAHTLIAGDDQVFFSGNYQQRIHSPIITTGNELVKEQIADFSKQLDLDELYAYIAEVKAGTEKILEDLPYSMLKQKPSEERKEILKSLKTVSTDEAAYWLIDYWCGKDIRGLIQMPFSRHWIMHIEAALRIRDKIRRE, from the coding sequence ATGAATAAACAGTGGTCTGACCTGAATAAGGAAATGCAGGCGCAAATCAAAAAAGAAGCCACCTGGCCGGAGGGGCTCCGGATGCTTGCCGGCCTGCGCGGTCAGCTCATGGATACTCTTTATGCGCTGAAAGAAGAGCTGACCAGGGAGGATTTCAACGCCATTCCCTTTATCAATTCTGACGGGTACCACAGCAAAACCATCGCCTACTCCATCTGGCATATTTTCCGGATTGAGGATATTGTGGCCCATACCCTGATTGCCGGGGATGACCAGGTTTTCTTCTCCGGAAATTATCAGCAGCGAATCCACTCCCCCATCATTACCACCGGCAATGAGCTTGTGAAAGAGCAGATCGCCGATTTTTCAAAACAGCTGGACCTGGATGAACTGTACGCCTATATCGCGGAAGTGAAAGCCGGTACAGAGAAGATCCTTGAGGATCTGCCGTACAGTATGCTGAAACAGAAGCCTTCGGAAGAAAGGAAAGAAATCCTGAAATCATTGAAAACCGTCAGCACGGATGAAGCGGCATACTGGCTGATTGACTACTGGTGCGGGAAGGATATCCGTGGGCTGATCCAGATGCCTTTTTCCCGGCACTGGATTATGCACATCGAGGCCGCCCTGCGGATCAGGGACAAAATACGGAGGGAGTAA
- a CDS encoding cytidine deaminase, translating into MDKEWERLYEEAMSVLNPHDVSNKMWVGSVASAVLTKKGNIYKGICIDTDGSIGMCAERNALSTMLTYGESEITKVVSVYKDGNIIPSCGICREFMMHLGGDVENIEILLDKEGRTERLIELMPEYPRHK; encoded by the coding sequence ATGGACAAAGAATGGGAAAGACTATATGAGGAAGCTATGAGTGTTTTGAATCCTCATGATGTTTCGAATAAAATGTGGGTAGGAAGTGTGGCATCTGCCGTGCTCACAAAAAAGGGAAATATTTACAAAGGAATATGTATAGATACTGATGGCTCTATAGGAATGTGTGCTGAAAGAAATGCTCTATCAACAATGCTTACATATGGAGAAAGTGAAATTACAAAAGTGGTTTCAGTATATAAAGATGGCAACATTATTCCGTCTTGTGGTATTTGCAGAGAATTTATGATGCATTTAGGCGGCGATGTGGAAAACATTGAAATCCTATTGGATAAAGAAGGACGCACAGAAAGATTGATTGAATTAATGCCAGAATATCCACGG
- a CDS encoding EamA family transporter yields MWFLLALGSAVFAALTSILAKIGIEGVGSNLATAIRTMVVVLMAWGMVLITHQQTGIKDISQKSWFFLILSGLATGASWLCYYKALQMGEASKVVPIDKLSVVITLILAFVFLHEELTLKSMIGCILIGAGTMLMVL; encoded by the coding sequence ATGTGGTTTTTGCTGGCACTTGGTTCCGCTGTTTTTGCTGCGTTGACATCAATACTGGCGAAGATAGGAATAGAAGGTGTCGGATCGAATCTGGCTACTGCGATCCGTACGATGGTTGTCGTTCTCATGGCATGGGGAATGGTATTGATTACGCATCAGCAAACCGGAATAAAAGACATCAGCCAGAAAAGCTGGTTTTTCCTGATCCTGTCCGGCCTTGCTACTGGTGCCTCATGGCTTTGCTATTACAAGGCTTTGCAGATGGGAGAAGCTTCCAAAGTCGTTCCGATTGATAAGTTGTCCGTTGTCATTACGCTGATACTGGCGTTTGTTTTTCTGCATGAAGAATTGACCCTTAAGTCAATGATAGGGTGTATTCTGATTGGAGCCGGAACAATGTTGATGGTTTTGTGA
- a CDS encoding helix-turn-helix domain-containing protein translates to MHYSYEYKRKCVEMYREGRWPETPTSIKDPKNFHRMILRWFHAEEANGPEVLKRRGTNKEWTPEEKYELVAKVIAGSSILSVANEAGIHNGLLSRWVRKYKLEGYNGLVNMRKGRPSKEPHMKKINYNNPRKLNESEYEELVRLRAENAYIKAEIEVIKKEIALREEKEAARLKAKKQRSSKNLEKKDTN, encoded by the coding sequence ATGCATTACAGTTATGAGTACAAGAGGAAATGCGTTGAGATGTACAGAGAGGGAAGGTGGCCAGAGACTCCCACAAGTATTAAAGATCCTAAAAACTTTCACAGGATGATTCTGCGATGGTTCCATGCAGAAGAAGCAAATGGGCCGGAGGTTCTCAAGCGCCGGGGGACTAATAAGGAATGGACTCCAGAAGAGAAATATGAGCTGGTTGCCAAGGTTATTGCAGGTTCATCAATCCTGTCAGTAGCTAATGAGGCAGGTATACACAACGGCTTACTTTCTCGCTGGGTTCGCAAATATAAGCTCGAGGGGTATAATGGTCTGGTAAACATGAGAAAAGGCCGACCATCAAAGGAGCCCCATATGAAGAAAATCAATTACAACAACCCTAGGAAACTCAATGAATCCGAGTATGAAGAGCTTGTGAGACTAAGGGCCGAAAACGCATACATTAAAGCAGAAATCGAAGTCATAAAAAAAGAGATCGCCTTGAGAGAAGAAAAAGAGGCTGCGCGACTCAAGGCGAAAAAGCAGCGATCATCAAAGAACTTAGAGAAGAAGGATACCAACTGA
- a CDS encoding radical SAM mobile pair protein A has product MSVCIKDLIQNMNLVIGCTVGCPYCYARNNVKRYHMIDDFSQPEFFPGKLRLMDKPRPQNFLLTGMSDLAGWKPEWREAVFTKIRENPQHQFLFLSKRPDLLDFSTDLDNAWFGVTVTRKAELWRIDALRKNVKAGHYHVTFEPLFDDPGTVDLSGIDWIVVGTMTGAQSRKIHTEPAWACSLTEQAHNGHIPVFWKEDLVPIMGEEQMIQELPGAFNHVLEEQRTWSSRKSK; this is encoded by the coding sequence ATGAGCGTATGCATCAAGGATCTGATCCAGAACATGAACCTGGTGATCGGTTGTACGGTGGGCTGTCCGTACTGCTACGCGCGAAACAATGTGAAGCGTTATCACATGATCGATGATTTCTCACAGCCGGAGTTCTTTCCGGGCAAGCTGCGATTGATGGACAAGCCCCGCCCGCAGAACTTCCTGCTGACGGGCATGAGCGACCTGGCGGGTTGGAAACCGGAATGGCGTGAGGCGGTCTTTACGAAGATCCGCGAGAACCCCCAGCACCAGTTCCTCTTCCTCAGCAAGCGTCCCGACCTGCTGGATTTCAGCACCGACCTGGACAATGCCTGGTTTGGCGTCACAGTTACCCGAAAAGCAGAGCTCTGGCGCATCGACGCGCTGCGGAAAAATGTAAAAGCCGGACATTATCACGTAACCTTCGAGCCGCTCTTCGATGATCCGGGCACGGTAGATCTGTCCGGTATCGACTGGATCGTCGTCGGCACCATGACCGGAGCGCAGAGCCGGAAGATTCACACCGAGCCCGCATGGGCTTGTTCCCTGACAGAGCAGGCGCATAACGGTCACATCCCCGTTTTCTGGAAAGAGGATCTCGTTCCCATCATGGGTGAAGAACAGATGATCCAGGAACTGCCGGGAGCATTCAATCATGTATTGGAGGAGCAGAGAACATGGAGCAGCCGGAAATCAAAGTAG
- a CDS encoding radical SAM mobile pair system MarR family transcriptional regulator: MVTNGGFLVTKIKQLGDRIFEKVLAEKGVDAFNGAQGRILYVLWQQDGVPIKTISETCGLAITSLTTMLERMERQGLLRREPDSRDKRKTLLFLTDKARALKADYDAVSDQMGALYYQDFTDDEVRQFEEYLQRIQRNLEEKLKS, translated from the coding sequence ATGGTAACGAACGGCGGTTTTCTGGTCACAAAGATCAAGCAGCTGGGTGACCGTATCTTTGAAAAAGTGCTGGCCGAAAAAGGCGTTGACGCCTTCAACGGCGCACAGGGACGGATCCTGTATGTCCTCTGGCAGCAGGACGGCGTGCCGATCAAAACAATCTCTGAAACATGCGGTCTTGCCATCACATCCCTGACCACAATGCTGGAGCGCATGGAACGCCAGGGCCTGCTCCGCAGAGAGCCTGACAGCCGGGACAAGCGGAAGACCCTGTTGTTCCTGACCGATAAAGCCAGAGCGCTGAAGGCCGACTATGACGCCGTTTCCGACCAGATGGGGGCGCTATATTATCAGGATTTCACGGATGATGAAGTCCGGCAGTTTGAGGAATACCTGCAGCGGATACAGCGGAATCTGGAGGAGAAGCTAAAGTCATGA
- a CDS encoding RNA polymerase sigma factor: protein MRTEELLEHADYLLGVAAGKCDSWDDAQDLVQAALLEGLLAIRNGKQIDNARNWLVTVLNRRFYDMLRSKYRKPLVFCGVDYALARDTAALPEPADDGELTEEENLRRLVARMTKQYREVLIRHYFRGQGVKEIAETLSLPQNTVKSRLRLGRDMLRKDLTMEKYQKQSFEPETLWMANTGIPGLKDEPYSLVRDDKIAMNLLILAYEKPVTLPELADAIGISTAYIEPVVERLVDGELMKRTGDKVFTDFIIYTEEDRAGSLENQKTLAAELFGGVWHTVEEGLNALRNTEYYRKQNASARLKLEGYFALRSIYQSVLRARDEVAGHVPLAEYPDRKDGGKWYAMGNRYPPDYDYDHSPYAMYDVSGEATRYLEHLPGARTVGLHDYDLDDRILGKAHRVYHLAVDSTESAEFVMKLLYAVYRDDEGMLSGIPGKMLENVDVFLKLNFLERSPEGKLKLLVPVLSEKDRNAIYSLTDEYAGKLLEAFRGEYARMFRNPVEVPKHLQSDVPGFLRYLNTCCYFPTALLYEARTRGRFLKGCDGPVPAVLMVVAEE, encoded by the coding sequence ATGAGAACGGAAGAATTACTGGAACATGCGGATTACCTGCTGGGCGTGGCAGCCGGCAAGTGCGACTCCTGGGATGACGCCCAGGACCTGGTGCAGGCTGCGCTTCTGGAAGGTCTTCTGGCCATCCGGAACGGAAAGCAGATTGACAACGCCCGGAACTGGCTTGTCACGGTGCTGAACCGGCGCTTCTATGACATGCTGCGCAGTAAATACCGGAAACCCCTAGTGTTCTGCGGGGTGGACTATGCCCTGGCCCGCGATACAGCCGCTCTGCCGGAGCCCGCGGACGACGGGGAACTGACAGAAGAGGAGAATCTCCGCCGGCTGGTGGCGCGCATGACGAAGCAGTACCGGGAGGTACTGATCCGCCATTACTTCCGGGGACAGGGCGTAAAGGAAATCGCGGAAACGCTGTCCCTTCCGCAAAACACTGTCAAAAGCCGCCTTCGCCTGGGCAGGGATATGCTGAGAAAGGATTTAACCATGGAAAAATATCAAAAGCAAAGCTTCGAGCCGGAAACCCTGTGGATGGCAAACACCGGGATCCCCGGGCTCAAGGACGAACCTTACAGCCTGGTCAGGGATGATAAAATCGCCATGAACCTCCTGATCCTGGCCTATGAAAAACCGGTCACCCTGCCCGAGCTGGCGGACGCCATCGGCATCTCCACGGCCTATATTGAGCCCGTTGTGGAACGGCTGGTGGACGGGGAGCTGATGAAGCGCACCGGAGACAAGGTCTTCACGGATTTCATCATTTATACGGAAGAGGACCGGGCCGGAAGCCTGGAAAACCAGAAAACGCTGGCGGCGGAACTGTTCGGCGGCGTCTGGCATACCGTGGAAGAAGGCCTGAACGCCCTGCGTAATACGGAATACTACCGGAAGCAGAACGCTTCCGCCCGCCTGAAGCTGGAGGGGTATTTCGCCCTCCGGTCCATCTACCAGTCCGTGTTGAGGGCGCGGGACGAGGTGGCCGGCCATGTGCCCCTTGCGGAATACCCGGACAGGAAAGACGGCGGCAAATGGTACGCCATGGGCAACCGGTATCCCCCGGATTATGATTACGATCACAGCCCCTATGCCATGTATGACGTCAGCGGCGAAGCAACCCGGTACCTGGAGCACCTGCCGGGGGCCCGGACCGTGGGACTGCATGACTATGACCTGGACGACAGGATCCTGGGCAAGGCGCACCGGGTCTATCACCTGGCAGTCGACTCCACCGAGTCGGCGGAATTTGTGATGAAGCTCCTGTACGCTGTTTACCGCGACGATGAGGGCATGCTTTCCGGCATTCCAGGAAAGATGCTGGAGAACGTGGACGTCTTCCTGAAGCTGAACTTCCTGGAGCGGTCTCCCGAGGGAAAACTGAAGCTGCTGGTTCCCGTGCTGAGCGAAAAAGACAGGAACGCCATCTACAGCCTGACGGATGAATACGCGGGTAAACTGCTGGAAGCCTTCCGCGGGGAGTATGCCCGGATGTTCCGGAATCCCGTGGAGGTTCCGAAGCACCTCCAAAGCGACGTGCCGGGCTTCCTCCGCTACCTGAACACCTGCTGCTACTTCCCCACCGCCCTGCTCTATGAAGCCCGGACCCGCGGCCGCTTCCTCAAAGGCTGTGACGGCCCCGTCCCCGCCGTGCTGATGGTCGTCGCAGAGGAGTAA
- a CDS encoding cupin domain-containing protein: MANFSKWNAKQDPRTELHDVLGLTGAEISINNLPAGAGVPFVHAHKKNEEIYIILSGKGSAVLDGEKVDFAAGDVIRVAPAVKRQFSAAADSPVSWACIQVRENSLEEYTAGDAVIG; encoded by the coding sequence ATGGCAAACTTCAGCAAGTGGAACGCAAAGCAGGACCCGAGAACCGAACTGCACGACGTACTGGGACTGACCGGCGCGGAGATCAGCATCAACAACCTTCCCGCAGGCGCTGGTGTGCCTTTCGTACACGCCCATAAGAAGAATGAGGAAATCTACATCATCCTGTCCGGCAAGGGCAGCGCTGTACTCGACGGCGAAAAAGTTGATTTTGCCGCCGGAGATGTGATCAGGGTAGCGCCCGCAGTGAAGCGGCAGTTCAGCGCCGCCGCCGATTCACCTGTCAGCTGGGCCTGTATTCAGGTTCGGGAGAATTCCCTCGAAGAGTATACTGCCGGGGATGCTGTCATCGGATAA